In the Candidatus Electrothrix sp. GW3-4 genome, one interval contains:
- a CDS encoding lytic murein transglycosylase: MMYTTHRILPGIVLLLLCCSWMVSPVNGKETVTVPAFQAWIKAFYPRAAKQGISRELYQQAFAGITAPDTEVLRKAAFQPEFTTEIWDYLDTAVNAVSVAEGRVMAKKHRAWLAKITARFGVEAPVLLAIWSMESRYGSVLKRPGRLHYVPQALATLAYGDTNRRGFAEQQLIAALQIVRDGDVGLSQLYGSWAGAMGHTQFIPTSYQAYGVDMDKDGRRDIWNSVPDALATAANLLHKNGWQTGKAWGYEVRVPKDGARYQGQTKTLGQWQQLGFSRPDGRRFPEPGIRAELKMLAGDQGPGFLCQRNFFIIKRYNNSDFYALAVSLLADRLAGKDGMVQLWPRPANALFAEEKFQLQELLQAKGFYDGAIDGDLGAGTRKGIKAFQRTAGMASDGEPTRAVLEALRTQ, from the coding sequence ATGATGTACACAACGCACAGAATTCTCCCAGGTATTGTCCTGCTTTTGCTGTGTTGCAGCTGGATGGTCAGCCCGGTCAATGGCAAAGAGACAGTAACAGTCCCGGCCTTTCAGGCCTGGATCAAGGCCTTTTATCCCCGTGCGGCCAAGCAAGGGATCAGCAGAGAGCTCTATCAACAGGCCTTTGCTGGCATAACCGCACCGGATACGGAGGTCCTGCGCAAGGCGGCCTTTCAGCCGGAATTTACCACCGAGATCTGGGATTACCTGGATACAGCGGTAAATGCGGTGAGCGTGGCAGAAGGGCGGGTAATGGCGAAAAAACATCGGGCCTGGCTGGCGAAGATCACGGCCCGCTTCGGGGTAGAGGCGCCAGTGTTGCTGGCTATCTGGTCCATGGAAAGCCGCTACGGTTCGGTACTGAAACGGCCAGGACGCCTTCACTACGTGCCCCAGGCTCTGGCTACCCTGGCCTATGGGGATACAAATCGTCGTGGCTTTGCCGAGCAACAGCTGATAGCGGCCCTCCAGATCGTCCGGGATGGTGATGTAGGGTTATCTCAGCTCTATGGCTCCTGGGCCGGGGCTATGGGCCATACCCAGTTCATCCCTACCAGTTATCAGGCCTATGGAGTGGACATGGATAAGGACGGGCGGCGGGATATCTGGAACTCGGTGCCCGATGCCCTGGCCACCGCAGCAAATCTCCTCCATAAAAACGGCTGGCAAACCGGCAAGGCCTGGGGCTATGAAGTGCGGGTGCCCAAGGACGGGGCCCGTTATCAGGGCCAGACCAAGACCCTGGGCCAGTGGCAGCAGCTCGGATTTAGCCGTCCTGACGGCAGGCGTTTCCCTGAACCCGGGATCCGGGCGGAGTTAAAGATGCTGGCTGGTGATCAAGGTCCTGGTTTTCTTTGCCAACGCAATTTCTTTATCATCAAGCGCTATAATAATTCGGATTTTTATGCCTTGGCCGTGAGCCTGCTTGCTGACCGGTTGGCTGGCAAGGACGGGATGGTGCAGCTTTGGCCCAGGCCAGCTAATGCCCTTTTTGCCGAGGAAAAATTCCAGTTGCAGGAGTTATTGCAGGCAAAGGGCTTCTATGATGGGGCCATTGATGGTGATCTCGGAGCAGGAACCCGTAAGGGGATTAAGGCCTTTCAGCGCACGGCGGGGATGGCTTCTGACGGGGAACCGACCCGGGCGGTGTTGGAGGCTTTGCGAACGCAGTAG
- a CDS encoding biotin carboxylase N-terminal domain-containing protein yields MFNKILIANRGEIACRIMRTARAMGIKTVAVFSDADRSALHVRMADEAVNIGASAPTKSYLDVEKIIVACQRTGAEAVHPGYGFLSENDTFCQRLGEEGIVFIGPPVGAITSMGDKITSKQIAEQAGVNTIPGYDGILEHADQAVEKAAEIGYPVMLKASAGGGGKGMRIARNEQECRDGFERAAGEALSSFGDDRILIEKYIEQPRHIEIQVMADQHGNVVYLGERECSLQRRHQKVIEEAPSPFLTPETRHQMGEQAVMLARAVQYTSAGTVECIVDQEQNFYFLEMNTRLQVEHPITEMVTGYDLVELMIRVAAGEPLPMGQEDIQLKGWALECRVYAEDPVRDFFRPLAELPCINRPMKIWKRFAWTAGWLRGVKSRSIMIP; encoded by the coding sequence ATGTTTAATAAAATTCTTATAGCAAATCGGGGTGAAATTGCCTGTCGGATCATGAGGACAGCACGGGCAATGGGCATCAAAACTGTTGCTGTATTTTCCGATGCTGATCGATCTGCCCTTCATGTTCGGATGGCTGATGAGGCCGTCAATATAGGCGCGTCAGCGCCCACAAAGAGCTACCTGGACGTTGAAAAGATCATTGTTGCCTGTCAACGCACCGGTGCCGAGGCTGTGCATCCAGGATACGGTTTTCTCTCTGAAAATGACACCTTCTGCCAGCGCTTGGGAGAAGAGGGGATCGTTTTTATAGGGCCGCCGGTCGGGGCTATCACCAGTATGGGGGATAAGATCACCTCCAAGCAGATTGCAGAACAGGCAGGGGTCAATACCATACCTGGTTATGACGGTATCCTGGAACATGCTGATCAGGCCGTGGAAAAGGCGGCTGAGATCGGCTACCCGGTCATGCTCAAGGCAAGTGCCGGGGGCGGAGGCAAGGGGATGCGGATTGCCCGCAATGAACAGGAATGCCGGGACGGATTTGAGCGGGCAGCTGGTGAGGCCCTGTCCAGCTTTGGCGATGACCGTATCCTGATTGAAAAATATATTGAGCAGCCTCGTCATATCGAGATCCAGGTGATGGCGGATCAGCACGGCAATGTGGTCTACCTTGGTGAGCGGGAATGTTCCCTGCAACGGCGCCACCAAAAGGTCATTGAAGAGGCCCCGTCGCCCTTTCTTACTCCAGAGACCCGTCATCAGATGGGAGAACAGGCCGTCATGTTGGCCAGGGCCGTGCAGTATACCTCTGCCGGGACTGTGGAATGTATTGTCGACCAGGAGCAGAATTTTTATTTTCTGGAGATGAATACCCGTCTTCAGGTGGAGCATCCGATAACCGAGATGGTGACCGGCTATGACTTGGTGGAGCTGATGATCCGGGTTGCCGCAGGCGAGCCCCTGCCCATGGGCCAGGAAGATATCCAGCTCAAGGGGTGGGCCCTTGAGTGCCGGGTCTATGCGGAAGATCCGGTTCGTGATTTTTTCCGTCCACTGGCCGAATTACCCTGTATCAACCGCCCTATGAAGATATGGAAACGGTTCGCCTGGACAGCGGGGTGGTTGAGGGGAGTGAAATCTCGGTCTATTATGATCCCCTGA
- a CDS encoding glyceraldehyde 3-phosphate dehydrogenase NAD-binding domain-containing protein — MKLGINGLGRIGKLSLWHHVSRQFFSEIVVNLGRQVGSGLEDIAATIEKDSSYGRLSTYLHGHKGGRVIENLNEAAGTMTVNGVPVTILREARNPKDIQWQENNVRMVVDTTGVFKDPTADADEKYGSVRGHLQAGAEKVMVSAPFKVKSKGIDMPEDAVTTVMGINDDDYKPEQHSIISAASCTTTCLSYMIKPLMDHFGADRMLTASMVTVHAATGSQKVLDAVPGAGATDLRKNRSILNNIILTTTGAAKALGLVIPEMKGIGFIAESVRVPTSTGSLIVLVLNLQDELENPVKRDLINSIYKDYAESTPYLRYSAGQNVSTDIIGTPEAAAVIESTETHTRTASLKVNLEHLKSCNFEPGQVPPVLEVPVTQAVIYGWYDNELGSYTNMLGDLTVSVAERMV, encoded by the coding sequence ATGAAACTTGGAATCAACGGCCTCGGAAGAATCGGTAAACTCTCACTCTGGCATCATGTTTCCCGACAGTTTTTTTCAGAGATTGTTGTCAACCTCGGACGTCAGGTCGGCAGCGGCCTGGAAGACATCGCCGCAACCATTGAAAAGGATTCCTCCTACGGCCGACTGTCCACCTATCTCCACGGCCATAAGGGCGGTCGGGTTATTGAGAACCTGAACGAAGCTGCGGGAACCATGACCGTCAACGGGGTGCCGGTGACGATACTGCGGGAAGCCCGTAACCCCAAGGATATTCAATGGCAGGAAAACAACGTACGCATGGTGGTGGACACCACGGGCGTGTTTAAAGATCCCACTGCTGACGCGGATGAAAAATACGGTTCTGTCCGCGGCCATCTCCAGGCCGGAGCAGAAAAAGTCATGGTCTCTGCCCCCTTTAAGGTCAAATCCAAGGGAATCGACATGCCCGAGGATGCAGTCACCACGGTCATGGGGATTAATGACGACGATTATAAGCCAGAGCAGCACTCTATCATCTCGGCAGCCTCCTGCACCACCACCTGTCTGTCCTACATGATCAAGCCGCTCATGGATCATTTTGGCGCTGACCGGATGTTGACCGCCTCTATGGTCACAGTGCATGCGGCCACAGGCAGCCAGAAAGTCCTGGATGCCGTACCCGGAGCCGGGGCCACTGACCTGCGTAAGAACCGCTCCATTCTCAACAATATCATCCTGACCACCACCGGCGCAGCCAAGGCCCTGGGCCTGGTTATCCCGGAGATGAAAGGGATCGGTTTTATTGCCGAGTCTGTTCGAGTGCCGACCTCAACAGGCTCCCTGATTGTGCTGGTCCTCAACCTCCAGGATGAGCTGGAAAACCCGGTGAAGCGCGACCTGATCAACAGCATCTACAAAGATTACGCGGAATCCACCCCCTATCTCAGGTATTCTGCGGGCCAGAATGTCTCCACCGACATTATCGGCACCCCAGAGGCTGCCGCAGTTATCGAATCCACTGAGACCCATACCCGGACCGCCTCCCTGAAGGTCAACCTGGAGCATCTGAAGAGCTGCAACTTTGAGCCGGGTCAGGTGCCGCCGGTCCTGGAGGTCCCTGTCACCCAGGCGGTCATCTACGGTTGGTATGATAATGAGCTGGGTAGCTACACCAATATGCTCGGCGACCTGACCGTCTCTGTGGCCGAACGGATGGTGTAA
- a CDS encoding adenylate/guanylate cyclase domain-containing protein, with protein sequence MSDIRKKIKKLSPECDDYREQVHRLDRKVLRLQDELDKIRQELRLTAEVFASSVEGTIITDAAFRVLRVNRAFTRITGYQPDEVVGRKLSWLEDEAFAQQVLDSLQEQEHWRGELKDVSKSGAIYVSRLHVSTVKDSLGEVTDYIVSFLDITQEKYREEENARYLEELNTAYRRFVPQRFLEYLEKPSITDIELGDHVERSMTVLFSDIVDFTRLSESITPTENFRFMNSYLSIMEPIITRNNGFIDKYIGDAVMALFDGKTDDAVRAAVGMLRQLVSYNIGRGKAGYKPIDISIGVNTGTLMLGTVGSPMRMEGTVVSDSVNVAARIEGVNKIYRTSLLIGEETYNSLEKPGDFALRRIDQFKAKGKSKTVTVYEVFDNDPPEVKEAKLASLHIFVKAVNLYHSGRFAEAKYLFDECTVKCKQDQVARYYTRCCNRHLNIEETRW encoded by the coding sequence TTGTCTGATATCAGGAAGAAAATCAAAAAACTCAGCCCTGAATGCGATGATTATCGTGAGCAGGTCCATCGTCTTGACCGTAAGGTGCTTCGCTTACAGGATGAGCTGGACAAGATTCGGCAAGAGCTGCGGCTTACAGCTGAGGTCTTTGCCAGTAGCGTTGAGGGAACCATTATCACGGACGCTGCCTTCCGCGTCCTGCGGGTGAATCGTGCCTTTACCCGGATAACCGGTTACCAGCCCGATGAGGTGGTGGGCAGGAAGCTTTCCTGGCTGGAAGATGAGGCCTTTGCCCAGCAGGTCCTTGATAGTCTGCAAGAGCAGGAGCATTGGCGAGGAGAATTGAAGGACGTCAGTAAAAGCGGCGCCATCTATGTGAGCAGACTGCATGTCAGCACAGTGAAAGATAGCCTGGGAGAGGTGACTGACTATATCGTGTCCTTTCTTGATATTACGCAGGAAAAATATCGGGAAGAGGAGAACGCCCGCTACCTTGAAGAGCTCAATACCGCCTATCGTCGTTTTGTTCCCCAGCGTTTTCTTGAATATCTGGAAAAACCCAGCATTACCGATATCGAGCTGGGCGACCATGTGGAACGCTCCATGACCGTCCTGTTTTCCGATATTGTCGATTTTACCCGACTCTCAGAAAGTATAACCCCCACAGAGAATTTCAGGTTCATGAACTCCTACCTGAGCATCATGGAGCCGATCATTACCCGGAATAACGGGTTTATTGATAAGTATATCGGCGATGCCGTTATGGCCTTGTTCGATGGCAAGACCGATGATGCGGTCAGAGCCGCAGTCGGTATGTTGCGGCAGCTGGTCTCGTATAATATTGGGAGAGGGAAGGCTGGCTACAAGCCAATAGACATTAGCATCGGCGTTAACACCGGTACCCTGATGCTGGGCACTGTGGGGAGTCCCATGCGTATGGAGGGGACCGTTGTCAGTGATTCCGTGAACGTTGCCGCGCGTATCGAAGGGGTGAATAAGATTTACCGGACTTCGTTGCTGATCGGTGAGGAGACCTATAACTCCCTGGAAAAGCCTGGTGATTTTGCGCTGCGCCGTATCGATCAATTCAAGGCAAAGGGAAAGTCAAAAACAGTCACCGTATATGAAGTTTTTGATAACGATCCTCCAGAGGTCAAAGAGGCCAAGTTGGCATCCCTCCATATCTTTGTAAAGGCGGTGAACCTGTATCACTCAGGACGATTCGCTGAGGCAAAATACCTGTTTGATGAGTGTACCGTCAAATGCAAACAAGACCAGGTTGCCCGCTATTACACCAGATGCTGTAACCGTCACCTGAATATTGAGGAGACACGCTGGTAG
- a CDS encoding biotin/lipoyl-containing protein yields METVRLDSGVVEGSEISVYYDPLISKLVTKGEGRDEAIAAMQDALDEYVIRGLSTNINFLSALVAHPRFQQGELSTGFIDEEFGQGFRDTAIKVDDPDVPIVVAGIIHRLYMDRAAKISGQMAGHERRVGDSWVVIIGDIHKPLSVKPFQADCGYRVDYKGKNYRVKTDWQFSQKVFHGTINNQRFCLQVSRQGLGYTILYRGLRIDALVMPPRVAELYRIMPIKGDVDLSKFLLAPMPGLLVKLAVQAGQEVKVGQELAVIEAMKMENVLRAPADGKIASIAAHLGDCLTVDQVILEFA; encoded by the coding sequence ATGGAAACGGTTCGCCTGGACAGCGGGGTGGTTGAGGGGAGTGAAATCTCGGTCTATTATGATCCCCTGATTTCCAAACTGGTGACCAAGGGGGAGGGCCGGGATGAGGCGATCGCGGCTATGCAGGATGCCCTGGACGAGTACGTTATTCGGGGCCTGTCTACCAACATCAACTTTCTGTCCGCCTTGGTTGCCCACCCCAGGTTCCAACAGGGGGAGCTTTCCACAGGGTTTATTGATGAGGAATTTGGCCAGGGCTTCCGTGATACTGCGATCAAGGTGGATGATCCGGATGTTCCCATTGTGGTGGCAGGTATTATCCACCGCCTGTACATGGACAGGGCCGCCAAGATCAGTGGTCAAATGGCTGGCCATGAACGCCGGGTGGGCGATTCCTGGGTCGTGATCATTGGAGACATCCATAAGCCCCTTTCTGTGAAACCCTTTCAGGCGGATTGCGGATATCGGGTGGATTATAAGGGCAAGAACTATCGGGTGAAGACAGACTGGCAGTTTTCCCAGAAGGTCTTCCATGGTACCATCAATAATCAGCGCTTCTGTCTCCAGGTCAGCAGGCAAGGGCTCGGTTATACCATCCTCTATCGTGGATTACGAATCGATGCCTTGGTGATGCCCCCGAGAGTGGCTGAGCTGTATCGGATTATGCCCATCAAGGGAGATGTCGATCTGTCCAAATTTCTCCTTGCCCCCATGCCGGGCCTGCTGGTGAAACTTGCTGTCCAGGCCGGGCAGGAGGTCAAGGTTGGCCAGGAACTGGCGGTCATTGAGGCTATGAAGATGGAAAACGTCCTCCGGGCACCAGCAGATGGCAAGATAGCAAGTATTGCTGCTCACCTGGGAGATTGCCTGACCGTTGATCAGGTGATCCTTGAATTTGCCTAA